In Glandiceps talaboti chromosome 6, keGlaTala1.1, whole genome shotgun sequence, one DNA window encodes the following:
- the LOC144436407 gene encoding interleukin-12 receptor subunit beta-2-like, producing the protein MDITFKLVTTVILVLFTTTTTCRDTVGLTISSKKSTYEVGETILVNCTTSTESASDVQWYFNSNLIPEDSYNVLPPNLSQLLITNVNFSHAGNYSCVLLKNGDRSQSDIDIKVGVKPFPAVNFSCHSFNADDILCTWDEGGTHNIPTNYTFMYKAFYRQSWVSDHHSNEWTECPDRQTSTNCPGIHNFTHSCLLKIFDDHLGSRQNVSLRVSNDLGTTSTSLSFNADIEATPFPPENVKVTAEGPGCLKTSWELPCGWISMWLYLQYKVRWASEWEPDHWYSMTNQDLRSQKICNLESFTDYNIQVSAGLAGQQSYWSDWTDTRIAKTLEGEPLSRLLVEVMYDDTTKLDNRRDVTVSWEPLSKREMKGEVLGYTVMLENAKTNETKTIITMSNTTSYEFTGLDKYRTYTITVETFNNIGSSPPSSIQVLEQMSAPTEPMNVTASNINNTSIDVRWKPPLNSHGDIIKYNVYCRNSKTHVLHVYTVIISDMNNDNLQYQITGLEEFVWYEIYVQAFNKVGGGGYSQFSHLYTLGELVHPFGPPRLVKIESLKGKSSSLRVVWTPPEPVDQHKAQVQGYLLYYCEVANKNKNNVSHVVCVDDSTSMRNISSMAKPQQELSTEIDGLNPYTLYGVWMAAYTTFGIPGPNSTTVVNRTGQKSATEVPVEQQNPTVEIVSSERKSPSTIAIIFITLSVLICAGAGFAAIAIVWVKRQDKHQRPKFETQTSIDTLLPWQNASHTESTYGEEEQDSQQRNTTMTTLEIKHDTVFYLKDNVVTNHTHF; encoded by the exons ATGGATATTACATTTAAATTAGTTACCACTGTCATACTGGTcttgtttactactactactacatgcaGAGATACAGTTGGACTAA CTATTTCATCAAAGAAGTCTACGTATGAAGTTGGGGAAACAATTCTCGTGAACTGTACAACTTCCACAGAGTCGGCTTCAGATGTACAATGGTATTTTAATTCGAATTTAATCCCCGAAGATTCCTACAACGTTTTGCCACCAAATTTGTCTCAGTTACTTATCACCAATGTCAACTTCAGTCATGCCGGAAACTACTCGTGTGTGTTGTTGAAGAATGGCGATAGAAGTCAGTCTGACATTGACATTAAAGTTGGAG TGAAACCATTTCCAGCTGTCAATTTCAGTTGTCATTCATTCAATGCAGATGATATTCTTTGTACTTGGGATGAAGGCGGAACTCACAACATACCAACCAACTACACATTCATGTACAAAGCATTCTACAGACAATCCTGGGT ATCTGACCACCATAGTAATGAATGGACTGAATGTCCAGACAGGCAGACGTCAACAAACTGTCCTGGAATTCACAACTTTACACATTCTTGCTTGCTGAAGATTTTTGACGATCATTTGGGAAGTCGACAAAATGTTTCACTAAGAGTATCAAATGATCTAGGAACAACAAGTACTTCGCTATCGTTTAATGCCGATATTGAGG CTACACCTTTTCCACCTGAAAATGTCAAGGTGACAGCAGAAGGTCCCGGATGTCTGAAGACTTCATGGGAACTGCCATGTGGCTGGATTAGTATGTGGTTGTACTTACAGTATAAAGTAAGATGGGCGTCTGAATGGGAACCTGATCATTGGTATAGT ATGACGAACCAAGACCTTCGATCGCAGAAGATATGTAACCTGGAAAGTTTCACTGATTACAATATTCAAGTTTCAGCAGGTTTGGCTGGACAGCAAAGTTACTGGAGTGATTGGACAGATACTAGGATTGCCAAGACGTTGGAGGGAG AACCGCTATCCCGTCTACTGGTAGAAGTAATGTATGATGACACCACAAAGCTTGATAACAGACGAGATGTGACAGTGAGCTGGGAG CCGTTATCAAAGAGGGAAATGAAAGGAGAAGTTTTGGGATATACTGTGATGCTGGAGAATGCAAAAACCAACGAGACAAAAACGATAATTACGATGAGTAATACCACATCCTATGAATTCACAG GACTAGACAAGTACAGAACATATACTATAACAGTGGAGACTTTCAACAACATTGGATCTTCCCCACCATCATCAATTCAAGTATTAGAACAAATGAGTG CACCGACTGAACCAATGAATGTAACAGCTTCTAATATTAATAACACCAGTATTGACGTAAGATGGAAGCCACCACTCAACTCACATGGTGACatcataaaatacaatgtatactgcAGAAATAGCAAAACACATGTACT ACATGTTTACACTGTTATTATAAGTGATATGAACAATGATAACTTACAGTACCAAATCACTGGTCTAGAAGAATTTGTATGGTATGAGATCTACGTCCAAGCTTTCAATAAGGTTGGCGGTGGAGGATATTCACAATTTAGTCATCTATATACACTTGGAGAGTTAG TACATCCATTTGGACCACCTAGACTTGTCAAAATAGAGTCTTTGAAAGGCAAGTCGTCATCTCTACGAGTTGTATGGACTCCTCCTGAACCAGTAGACCAACACAAAGCACAAGTGCAGGGATATTTGCTGTACTATTGTGAGGTGGctaacaagaacaagaacaatgTCAGTCATGTTGTCTGTGTTG ACGATTCTACTTCAATGAGAAACATTTCATCAATGGCAAAACCTCAACAAGAACTATCTACAGAGATTGATGGACTGAACCCATACACTCTGTATGGTGTGTGGATGGCTGCATATACAACATTTGGTATACCAGGACCCAATAGTACAACGGTAGTCAATAGAACTGGTCAAAAAA GTGCAACTGAAGTACCTGTGGAACAACAGAATCCGACGGTGGAAATTGTCTCGTCAGAAAGAAAATCTCCATCAACGATTGCTATAATTTTCATCACATTATCTGTGTTGATCTGTGCAGGAGCCGGATTTGCTGCCATAGCGATTGTCTGGGTAAAAAGACAAGACAAACATCAGAGACCAAAGTTTGAAACTCAAACTTCTATTGATACTTTACTCCCCTGGCAG AATGCTTCTCATACTGAAAGTACTTATGGTGAAGAGGAACAGGACAGTCAGCAGAGAAATACGACGATGACAACATTGGAAATCAAACACGATACGGTCTTCTACCTTAAAGACAATGTCGTGACTAATCACACACATTTTTAA
- the LOC144436211 gene encoding histone H2A-like: protein MSGRGKGGKAKGKAKSRSSRAGLQFPVGRVHRFLRKGNYAKRVGAGAPVYLAAVLEYLAAEILELAGNAARDNKKTRIIPRHLQLAVRNDEELNKLLGGVTIAQGGVLPNIQAVLLPKKSQAKSK, encoded by the coding sequence ATGTCTGGACGTGGTAAAGGAGGCAAAGCAAAGGGTAAGGCAAAGAGCCGTTCCAGCCGTGCTGGTCTGCAGTTCCCAGTCGGCCGTGTGCACCGTTTCCTTCGCAAGGGCAACTATGCTAAGCGTGTTGGTGCTGGTGCTCCAGTCTACTTGGCTGCCGTTCTCGAATACTTGGCAGCTGAAATCCTTGAGTTGGCAGGAAACGCCGCCCGTGACAACAAGAAGACCAGAATCATCCCACGTCACTTGCAGTTGGCTGTCCGTAATGACGAAGAATTGAACAAACTTCTGGGAGGTGTCACCATTGCCCAGGGTGGTGTATTGCCAAACATCCAGGCTGTACTCTTGCCCAAGAAGTCCCAAGCCAAATCCAAATAA
- the LOC144436642 gene encoding histone H2B, gonadal-like produces the protein MPPKTSGKAAKKAGKAKAARSGDKKRKRKRKESYGIYIYKVMKQVHPDTGISSKAMSIMNSFVNDIFERIAHYNKRSTITSREIQTAVRLLLPGELAKHAVSEGTKAVTKYTSSK, from the coding sequence ATGCCTCCTAAAACAAGTGGAAAAGCTGCCAAGAAAGCCGGTAAGGCTAAAGCCGCCCGTAGTGGCGACAAGAAGAGAAAGAGGAAAAGGAAGGAAAGTTATGGTATCTACATCTACAAAGTCATGAAGCAGGTTCACCCAGACACTGGTATCTCCTCCAAGGCCATGTCTATCATGAACAGCTTCGTCAACGATATCTTCGAGCGTATTGCCCACTACAACAAGAGATCCACCATCACTAGCAGAGAGATCCAGACTGCTGTCCGTCTCTTGCTGCCCGGTGAGCTTGCCAAGCACGCCGTCAGTGAGGGTACCAAAGCCGTCACCAAATACACCAGCTCCAAGTAA
- the LOC144436584 gene encoding histone H4: MSGRGKGGKGLGKGGAKRHRKVLRDNIQGITKPAIRRLARRGGVKRISGLIYEETRGVLKVFLENVIRDAVTYTEHAKRKTVTAMDVVYALKRQGRTLYGFGG; encoded by the coding sequence ATGTCTGGACGTGGTAAAGGAGGCAAAGGTCTAGGAAAGGGAGGCGCCAAGCGTCACCGAAAGGTTCTTCGTGATAACATCCAGGGTATCACCAAACCAGCTATCCGTCGTTTGGCCCGTCGTGGTGGTGTCAAGCGTATCTCTGGTCTCATCTACGAAGAAACCCGTGGTGTACTAAAAGTGTTCTTGGAGAATGTCATCCGTGATGCCGTCACCTACACCGAGCACGCCAAGAGAAAGACCGTCACCGCCATGGATGTCGTCTATGCTCTGAAACGCCAAGGACGTACTTTGTACGGATTTGGTGGTTAG